The Pyxicephalus adspersus chromosome 1, UCB_Pads_2.0, whole genome shotgun sequence sequence tatttcaacagGAGACTCTGGGATATAAGGTCTCTGCACAGTGACCTAAAAATCCTCTGAAATCTGAAATATCAATGTGCCTTACATTACCATGCAGGGCACATATCTTTTTGGTTACCATATGCTCTGTTAAACTGCCAAGGATAAAGGAAAGTCCTATGTAGGCTAAAAGTAGCTACATTTGTAGCTAACACAAGGCTATGGCTTTCTGTGGGACAGTGTGCCAAATGCACCTCCATACCCAGAGTTGccatgtatttgcttttttgcttgTACTAAATCTAGTGGAGGCcagtaaaaaaagtttgtaagttAAATAATGTAGAGTTAAAAGTAATGTTAACTAATATTTAATATGTAGCATTGCAAAGCACTTTGGCCCTATAAGCTGATATACAAATGAATTTTATCTTTACAGTAAATAAAGGAACACTGACTAGATCCAGTGTTGCTGAATAAATGAACCCTTGCATATGGCCATATAGCATAGGTATACAAAAATAATGGTGTTAGTATATGATGACTCCTTCCTGTATCATcattatatgttttcttttttgttataatCAATTATGGTTGCTGATAGGTGTCCACATGTTTTGCTTTCAACAAATCAAATTTTAGTGATTTATCACCACACTGAATTAAGAAGCCTTCACCAAACCCTGTACAGAGTTACAGACTCCCCATTTTTTTACTGGAGACTGTAGACTCTGTAACCACAGTTCAACAACAAATGTCTCATCATGCAATACCggcttattctgtatatattattatatattagtaaataGTGTTTTActcctgtaaaaaaatgtaagcatcaCTCTTGTCTTACTGTGTATGTGTTACAAACTGTGGatattaaatgaagaaaaaaaagcaaaacatattaaATACTATCACATTAAAGTATACTGCATATTAAAACATGACAATATGCTCTTACCTAAACCCATCAATCAATACATTAGATTGTCAAATAAACACTGCTaccatttgttttaaacatttactgttttttcctTCAGCAGTAGAAATCAGCAGTTTGTGCAATTTCCTGCAacaccactgaaaaaaaatagaaggagCTGTCTGTGACACTGCAGATATTTGGAAGATTTAGGTAGATTTAGGGTTTCTATGCAACAAAAATTTACCTGATTGCACAATTGCCAAACATCTGCCAAAAACTAAGCTAGTGCTGATTTTTAGTAGCATTgtcatagtaaaaataaataaataaataataatgatgtgaATGACCTAAATGAGAATATAATAAGCTTTTGTCTAATACAatcaaacacacatatataaagcATACAAACTGATTTTACCAGCTGATAGCATAGCCTAACAGTAATATTTCTATTTACATAGCAGTTTTTAGATTACATGCTCAGGCCATGGTAATAAATAGGcacagcaacaaaaatgtatttttaaaaagtgaattactggggtaattattttactttttttggcaaGAACCTAAAGTATTTAACttgatttttcagttttagaattCTCCTACTAATCTGAAAATAGATCATTGCTGGGACTTATCTTCCCTACATTTcctactaatatattattttttaacaatccaaataattatattttaaatgtgtgcgttataaaaaagtatataaatgattgtcctatttcacaaatcaaaatatgtcaaataaagcAACCAATCATCTTTCCCTGATCTGTCCTTAGTAAAATGAATTCTGGCTGTTACACTTTCACATCATAGACCTTGCATTGCTTTTGATGGTATGTGTGCATTATTAATATTGGAGTCTAGATATGTGAAGAATGTGAATGAATGTATAGGCAGTCTCAGCTGATTCTACTGGTTGGTGAAATCAGTGATGGTAAATAGATACATCTAGAAAAGTAGCCTGTGCAGCCCTCCCCTCTGGGGGACAGTAGAATTGCCAGGCTGATGACCTGTTCACCAAGGAACCCCCCTGACAATACACTTGTCCTCTTGACCTTAATAGGTCTCAGTGGCCTGTAGCCTCAGGAGGAGCCGCTCTCTTATAGACAATATTGATttcatttcttctcatttcctcgCTAGAATACTAGCTGTGGGAAAACATAAAGCTTGGTAAATGCAAATAGGATTCCGAGTTATTGTCCTAATTGCACAAGTGGGAGATCGGTCGTGTTGTATAATTTGTGAAGCAACTAGCTGTATACATCCCCCTTACAATGTCATTTATGCAGCATAGCTATCAATTAATAGGCATTGCATGGAGCTTTACTGAAGCTGGGGGACAATACAGGCACAAACTACTATTAAAGTAAAAGGATAATCCCTGTACCTGGTGTGAACGACCTACATAGGAGACATTGTCTAGATCAGATCTAGATGCGATAAAtatcatgggaaaaaaaacaaccgACAATTGTGAGTACAGGGTCTCTGTTCACAGGGGTTCAATTCCAAGAACATGCACTGTATTATAGAACATCGATTATATTACAGCTCAGCATATATTGGGGCCGATTTACTAATGTAGAACATTGGATCTTTTAGCCTGGACAGATTCTGTTCGCAGGGAATAGCCAACCctggacaaaataaataaataagaatttgCAAGTCATTCGATGCATTGAGTGAATGTATACTCACTGCGcaaagtacaaatatatttatttctatggaTTACAAAATTGTATTCTGATTTGAGCTACAGAGACTTTATCTTATTTAGCAACATATTGTACACACAACACACTATTTGACTCTTGTTTAAATAGTGTGTGCCCTGTAGCCCCCGTTACAgtacaataatattacattttatttcaatggtaTTTACATATAACAACTATGACTGCTCccgttaatatatatatttataatttatgattatatataatataaatatccaGCAGTAAATAACTCTTTCTAAAGTTGTGTGTGTGGTGCAATATTATTTCGATCTGTATACTTCTTACGGATTATTCTTtcgtttaatttttgtttttttttaattttaggatgtACCTCTGTGagtacagaatataaaaaaggaaaaaaaacttgctaattaAGACTAATCTCTAActtatattatgatatattttatacaggTATGTTCCTGTGTAGTATAGATGGTCTTTCGGTCGGGTTTGGCAAGGAAAGGGTTACTAGTGCCGGTCTAGCTGACACCAGTCCCCTGATCCTACATGAACACAGACAGCAGGTAGTGAAGACAAAGGTCAAAGCATTGAACAGATACAGATCGTCCGTTCACTTAGGAGTGTGACTTTGACCTTTTAATGATCAAATGTCCCAGTCGATTAATTCTGTAAGTTACTATGGTGGGAAAGGCTGGGGGACAGCCCTGTGCCCCAAAAACTGTCTCCAAGCCAACATACCAATTACTATTAAAGCTCATTTTCTACACCAGTGATTTTACTCTCCTGATCCTGATAGGTCAGCGCAGTATAATCAGACTTTTATTACAAGCAGGTTGGTAGGAAGGCAGCACTGTATATGAACAGTAACATTCCCAGCGCCCGGTCATATACAGGGGAATGCATTTATCATCTCTACTTCTGTGCATGATACATGAATATAATGCTGTACTGATATATGTGACCAGCATGTTCCTGCCAGGGGGGCACAAGGAGCACCATGACCCTGCCTGGGCACTAGCCTGGGCTGCTGACAACTCCACACTCATCTGCTGTGTCACACTGCCATTTTTATTAATGACAATACAAAATCCTTGCATATTTTTAGCTCTACTTGAATTAAGTTGCTAGGCAACTGGTGGATGGGAATTCATCCGCGAAATTTAAATCTTTGTGTAAGCAGCGTGCTTTTGTCTCTCCTCCTGTCTTACCTGTGGGATGTTCAGCTTACTGGCACCGGACCCAGCACTGGTATACAGGGCACTGCCAGACCCAGCACTGGTATACAGGGCACTNNNNNNNNNNNNNNNNNNNNNNNNNNNNNNNNNNNNNNNNNNNNNNNNNNNNNNNNNNNNNNNNNNNNNNNNNNNNNNNNNNNNNNNNNNNNNNNNNNNNNNNNNNNNNNNNNNNNNNNNNNNNNNNNNNNNNNNNNNNNNNNNNNNNNNNNNNNNNNNNNNNNNNNNNNNNNNNNNNNNNNNNNNNNNNNNNNNNNNNNNNNNNNNNNNNNNNNNNNNNNNNNNNNNNNNNNNNNNNNNNNNNNNNNNNNNNNNNNNNNNNNNNNNNNNNNNNNNNNNNNNNNNNNNNNNNNNNNNNNNNNNNNNNNNNNNNNNNNNNNNNNNNNNNNNNNNNNNNNNNNNNNNNNNNNNNNNNNNNNNNNNNNNNNNNNNNNNNNNNNNNNNNNNNNNNNNNNNNNNNNNNNNNNNNNNNNNNNNNNNNNNNNNNNNNNNNNNNNNNNNNNNNNNNNNNNNNNNNNNNNNNNNNNNNNNNNNNNNNNNNNNNNNNNNNNNNNNNNNNNNNNNNNNNNNNNNNNNNNNNNNNNNNNNNNNNNNNNNNNGACCCAGCACTGGTATACAGGGCACTGCCAGACCCAGCACTGGTATACAGGGCACTGCTCGATCCAGCAATGGTATACAGGGCACTACCAGACCCAGCATTGGTATACAGGACACTGCTCGACCTAGCACTGGTATACAGGGCACTACCAGACCCAGCATTAGTATAAAAGGCACTGACGGTTTCAACACTGGTTATAGGGCACTGCTCGATCCAGCAATGGTATACAGGGCACTCTCGGACCCAGCACTTTTATATAGGGCACTGCTCAAAACAGCAATGTTATATTGGGCAGTGACTGACACAGCACAGTTATATAGGGCACTACTAAACCCAGCACTGGTATATTGGGCACCACCAGACCCAACACTGGTATATACGAACTAGCAGACCCAGCTCAGTTATACAAGACTATTATACACAGAAGTACATTGTACCGCCAGACCCACCATTCTTAACGCAAGGCAAGTATCATTGTTATAAAGGACACCACAAGACCGATTATATGAAACCACGATAACCAGAATTATTATAAGGACCACCATCAGTTCCAGCACTGATATATGGGACCACCATCTTTATACGGTACCACCAGAACTGCTACTTATGGCACTACCATACAATAAGATGTCCAGGAAGTAGCATTCggataaaaaaagttgtttctatatggatgtttttttaaggatagaaacatttacatataaacgTGTTTTCATCTATTTGTGTATAAGGACATTggcaaaatcaaataaaaaagaaactttgtcTGAGAAGGTACTACAAGTTGttacatacatattacaatattaaccCAGGGTAAGGCGATAACTGCGCTTCTATGTCTGTATCAAGATGTAAGATCGGCACTGGGTCCCTCTAATACACCCTACCTAAGATTCCATGCTCTagtgaactacaagtcccagcaataGATAAGAatagtctaatatatatattgccaccGTGGgtattcattttaatacattgcaTCAATTATAATGAACGTTACACATATCTAGAACACTGACAAAGAGTCAGAAACGTAAAGCCGCAGCCTTTTATAACTCATTAAGTTTCCTGATTAGTTGCTATGAGTAACAGCTCTACTTTTACATATTGTAGCAGGTATTATACAGCATTGGGGGCACAGCAGAAAGTGTGGAGCTGTCACTCAATCACATCTGTCATATGGTCACAAGGAGAGGGTCCATACCAGAGAGACCCCAACCACAGAAAAGATCAGGAGGAATGCTATACCAAATCATCTCTACCAATCACAGCTGTATCTAATGCAAAAGTACAACAttgcaaattaaatttttacaCACATACAACTTCAGTAcaaggcaataaaaaaacaacatgaaagaGCAAAAGAACCGAATGTGTTTCTATTTCTAAATGCATCTATATATCCTCACACACAGGCTATACTATGAATGTACACATGAATTTATTGCTGCTAAACACATCGATTATAAAGTACCAGACTAAGAATGGATACAGTAAGTGTCTGATATTACAACTATTTGTATTGTCCGATGGTTAACCAAAGAGGTGCAAGCCTTAGAAACAACATTTGGGACGTagaaaggtaaatgtgatttgttCAGGGGGAATACAGACAGTTCTTAtctcagatatatatataaagctgaatATGACTTTCCAAAGTTATTTTCAGCAacccactaaaataaaaataacataaaaacgcAATACAGTGTAACATAACTGTGCGGTAAAAGTTATAATGAATGTTTTTACTACACAAGAGACTGTccagtagatatatatatatatatatatatacatatttatcataCATTATTGTTCTTTTAGTAATTCAGAATGGAGTTTTGGTAAAATAAGGGAATGATAATAGGATCATTGCCCGGTATATGAAAaacataggatatatatatatatatatatatatatatatatatatatacatcagtcCTGGATTATAAATATGCTctataaaaatgtctaaaaaagtcTGTCCTCAATCTATGATCTGTTCTCCGATCATAATGACTAGCACCCACAATAAAACAAGTCCTGTCTGCCCTGTAAtaaccttttttataaaataacattttttccactaaACTCCTTATAAACCTTCCCATCAGGATCTGCATATTTCCATATTCAGGGACACCTCGTTGTCATAGTTGTCACAACATTCCAtacaaaaaaagccaattttaaacctatttttttctttaattttcatggAAAACCTGAAAGCGGCCGGAGGTGTGCACATGCAGGGAAACATTGCAGCAGCTATTGTGTGATCCGTCCACACACAGCCCGCAGATTGTTCTacagaagagctcaatgatttccCTTCTAATGTCAAGGTCAAAGCTTCCTCTGGAGCTGCCAGTTATGACGTCACTACTGACCCCCCCGCTAGCCGATCAGGATGGATGGACAGCCAGCATACACTGCATTCTCATCGCAGCTCATTGCCCCACTCAGAGATGAATACATTACATCTGTCAACTCGTTATTCCATGCCACTTTCTATGGGTTATCAGAGAAGCCATTGCAAGCCAAGGCTAAAATATACCCCCATCTCCTTCATTACCAGACACAGGTATGTCCACAAAGTGTTGTTTACTGTACACTATAAGGAGAGCAGCTTGTCATATATTATGGCTAATAAATCACGAGTGGGAGGCGAGAACTGTGAATGGGAAGCACGTGTGGTCATCAATAGTAATATTTACATTGTACCCAGCGTCATAGGAAACTCTTCTCTCTCTACCACATCCTGCCTGCACCAAAAGAACAACAAACTTCCATACTGATCCATTTCTTTCAGCTCGAAAGGgcctttttattatgaaaataaacgGATAAATACAACCAAAATGCTTTTACAAGATAAATAggttacaaatatataatttaagggaacaaaacaaatgtgaaatttaaaaaaagaagaaatcaaatTACACTCGTTGGTAAAActgtagacaaaaataaaaacgtgGCAGAGGAATCTCTACAGTTGTCATTACAAATCATTCATTATCAGACACAGTATGGATTGGGGGAGGGGGCTTAGCACTTCATGGAGAGATATACCGCCTAGCCAGCTGATGATCcatcacacatacacacatagatATCATAATGCTGACTTACTAAGGGAGTTGAGAAGTTTCACTCCAAAAAGGTGACTTCGTTTAATTAGGTAGGaagaataaagtgaatatttgcagAGATTTTTGGCAGTGAAGATTCTCAGCTTCTTTAGTGAATTATTCTGATATGTTCGAGTATAACCATGTAACACAGCCCAATGGTATGCCAGCACATAGACAAAAGTAGGGATCTATTGTCAAGTCAAAAGGCCTGCTTAGGATATTCCCTGCTCCCTGCCCTTGCCATTACTGCAAACAACACTACAAAGCATTGTGTGACCTTTCTGCAGGAATCATTGGAAGTAGGATCACCTCTGCTAGGAGCACCGCTTCATGATCACATCACAGGCATGCTGGTGTGATTCACAAATCTTTTAACACAGCAACAATGTGaagccaaaaggaaaaaaaagacagctatCTGAATCCAGCCACTAAGTGCTTCTAAGTCACTGAAATAAAGGGACTCCCTGGTTCTATAAACCTCCACTCTTCATGTGTGAAAAATTGGATTGGAAGCCACGTGTGAATAGGGAGCACATCCTAACAGTCTGACTGCTGGGAGATCATGCACTGGAGCTTATCCCTAagaaaatataacagaaaatcaaaatacatttagatcGCCAGCACACACCTCGTCCACCCATACACTGCACTGGTGTGATCGTTGTAGTCCTGCCCATTGCTGTGTACGGAGATCCCCATGGATTTTAGAAATTGGGATTATGCTGTCACCCTGAGAGATAAAATAAAGCTTCTCAGAACAATGAGATCGGCCTGTATGCCAATTCCTGGCAATGACAACAGGCCTGCCAATGATGGCCGCATCTGCTGGAAAACACCATTTAAAGCTGGATTCTCGGCGGCAGGGAAAGGCGCATACAAACTATACATATCTATAGGCAATCAAAAAACCTTATGGAAGCCCGTATGGAACAGATTGTCGCAATATCATGCCATTTATCAAAGGGGAGAAGAAATAGAACTAATAAATTAGAGACAGCAGTGCCATCGGTCTATATACTATACACAGCTGGAAAAGGGTATGTCTAGAAACACACAAACCCACCATTAAGCAAGTGTTTAAATAatccactaaaaaaaatacataaaaaatggtaaataatccCTTTAGCGGCAGTATGAAGAATGTACAGGTTATTTAGAAATCTAGAAAGTAGAatgcttatattttttaaactgaatgaaACAAACGTGTCCCTATTCGAGATTAGTATTCACTTCATACTAAGAAACCATAAAAATATGAGATTTCCATTGAAGCCAACATAGAATCCACACATTATTTTACCAAAGGGCATTTGGAGACTGGGAGAAAGTTTAGGAGGGAGACAATTAAGACTGGCAGTGAACTAAATAAAAACTTATATATTACAAACAACAGACTTCACccccattattaataattcagaCACACAATAACAAGAAGCTGCTCTGCTTCTACcaccattgttttgttttgttttttgttcatagGCATCACACACAGATCTGAATCGTTCTACCAAATTTATTTTCTCAATCAGCTCTTACGGAACCActactaaaattaaattacaatcaAATGATCACATCAAAAAGAGACCATTGTAACCtgtccatatttctttttttttcaattgttattTGTGCtcgtctgaaaaaaaaacaaaaataaaataaaataaaaaaacaacacgtAATACaagattttggggaaaaaaataaattactgttctGCATCAAGTTCATAGGTattctgaataaaatattaaaagaagtcatttgatgaaaatataaagcaatttttttagatCACATATTGATCTAATATTTTTACCGCTGTCTTTaagtctgtttttattattattttgtaacctACCAAAAACACCGCTTGGAAAATGCAGTATAGTATGATCTGGTCATAGTTGGCAACGGACTTTAGAAGAGGTGTAGTTACGGTGAGTGCAGATACAGGAGtccaaatgaatattttaaatagaataattaAATCCATTTTTCTTTGAGTTTCTTTTTGGgggttcagtaaaaaaaaaatctcaaggaTCACGGGTGAGGGATCAAGTTAAAAAGAGCCACGAgaaaaataggaatttttttgACATCTTAAAATGATTTCCTTCTGTACAGTTGTGGCTGGTAGGATGTGGAGTTTAAAGTTCAGAACCCATCCCATCTATCCTCTCTGTGTACCCTGCTTATTTGCACAGGAGAAATGTATTCCAATGTATTGATTTGTTTCTAGAAAGTCACTTCTTAGTGCTGTGTGCATATTTCATTGCTTGGCTTGCTGAGATGAGGGCACATtctgttcctgattttttttttcagggaaatgGCATGACTAGTAGCCATGAAGGGGTGGCAAGTTAGTGCTGCAAGTTCCAGGTAGCGCCTAATTTTTGGATTTCCTACAACCACGGGCAAAGGTCCAGGAACTATAATTCTTAAGTTATAAAAGCCGCAAGAAGACATCTGATCATTTTAAGTCCTGGTCAGGGGGGGGCAAATTGCTTGCTCTTAGGTGGCTAGACAAGTGAAATCAAGTGGCATGTCTTTTCATAGCTGATCTTGGGTTGCAATagtaaggcaaataaaaaaatcgaTCTTAAAAAATAGAGTATATATTAAAAGGTCTGATCTGCAGTTTTGGTGCAATTGCATGTCCACCCATGTGCCAGAGGATCGATGTGGTGAATGGCATTGCTGTGCACTGATGGATGCTCACTCTTGGCCTGTGTGTATTTGAGATGTTGGTATCTGTCAGTAAAAAAGAGCAGTGTGGGTGAGTGGGGTTGTGGGTGACCATCTCCCCCCGTGGCTTCACTGGTCAGGCAGCTGCTGGGTGCCCACTCCAGTCATTGCACATTGGTTTGCATCCCGTGGTGAGGGGGCGGTGTGTCAGCCCCCACATTGCCCACCTGGGAGTAGACATCATCTGGCGTCTGTTGCTGGATCCCTGGCGGGGTCATCCGCTTCTCCTTCTGCCTCCGGTTACAGAACCACACTCGGACTACCTCCTTCTCCAGCTGCAGGCTGTCGGCCAGGTTGGTGATCTCCTGAGCTGAGGGTTTGGGGCACTTCAGAAAGTGGCTCTCCAGGGCCCCCTTGACGCTCACCTCGATGGAggtcctcttcttcctcttcctgccCTGGGCGGCTATTTTATCGATGCTGGTGGGGCTGCCCGTGGACGAGTCGGCCTCCTCCAGCCACTTGTTGAGTAGGGGCTTTAGCTTGCACATGTTCTTGAAGCTGAGCTGCAGCGCCTCGAACCTGCAGATGGTGGTCTGGGAGAAGACATTGCCATACAGGGTGCCCAGGGCCAGGCCCACGTCTGCCTGGGTGAAGCCCAGCTTTATCCTCCGCTGCTTGAACTGCTTGGCGAACTGCTCCAGGTCATCGGAGGTCGGGGTGTCCTCGTCGGAGTGCGGGTCGTGGCTGTTCACCCCGTggtgctgctgttggtggtgttgctgatgttgctgctggtggtggtgatgatgatgatggtggtcgGTCAGTTCGGGTGTATCCCCCCTGACAAGGCCCGGGTGGACCAGGCTCTGGCTCCCCGGGGGAGGGCTCAGCATACCGTTCACAGTGAATGCTCCGGACTGGGAGTAGAGAAGagcctgctgctgctgctgctgctgctgttgttgctgctgctgctgttgctgcgcTCCTCCGCTCATGGATTGGATGTGAGAAGCGGCTGCCGCTCCCCAGCCGCCTTGATGCCCTTGGTGGGGTCCGAGGTGAGGCGGTCGGTGATGCAGGGCAGCCCCCGGATGCAGTTCGTCCCTCCCAGCTCCCCCCTTCACGTCCTGCTGTTGCTGGGGGTGCTGCGGGCTGCCGGTCATCCCCACCGGGCTGCTGGACCAAGGAGAACCCGCCTCGGCAGCCGCTGCGGCCGCCGCAGCCGCCGCCGCAGCGGCGTGTGGCAGCGCCGTGACCCACTGGTGTGCGTGGCTCAGCATGTGCCCGCCGTTACTGGCGGCCATGGCTCCCTGCATGAAGTCACTCTGCACCATCTTCACCGTGGGGTCCCCCCGGTAACCGCCCGACACCGAAGTGACCGCCGCGCTACCGGGCTGCATCCCCCCGCCTCCCCCCGAGTCCGAGTGCACGATGGAGCCGGGGGAGAGGATGCTGTTGGTGGGGAGGTAGGGGTTAGAAGCAGCCGTGGCCATGGCTTCCCCCCTGCCCGTTGCTATCCACAGGTTTGGGGCTTCCTCTTCTCCTCCCCCGCAGCCCGAGAACGCTTCCCCCTTGAGATGCACTTTTGTCCTTGGAGGAGAAGCCCCTGGCCAGTATCTCCAGGCGAGGGCTTCCACCCTCCTCCCCGCCGCACTCACTTCACCTGTTAGCGGAGCCCACACAACCTCCGTGTCCGCTCAGTGCTGGCCGCCGGCTCTCCCGGGCATTGGAAGGGCTGCTCACAACTCGGCTCCTCGCTGGCTCCCAAACTTCCCGTCACAACGGGGCATTACACAAAGTTATAGCGGCCGGGCAGCAGGTCCCCCACGGAGCAGCGGCATGCCAATATGGGACGGTACATGGTGCTCGTAGCGCTCAGCTGTGTGCCCCCGGGAAGCAATGCATTGCCAGGCTCCCGTAACTCCGCTGGAAGTTGTCTGGCTGGGCTCAGCCTCCCCCTCTCTGACAGCAGCTTTGTGTGTCCCTCCCTCACCGAGCGGGGACTGGAGAATGTTTACCCTGCACGGAGCGCGCACACCACCATCCCAAATACGAGGAGCCCGGTGCACGGCCCCCGCTGATTGGCTGCACGCTGGGTGATTGACACCGAGGCATTGACTGGCTCAAGAGGCGCACACACCCCCCCTCCTCGCTCTCCTTCCGGCCGCTTCGATTGGCTGCTTTTTAATTTAGGCAAAGTGTCGTAGGAGCGGGGAATGTGGAGCCCTTCACACACATTGCTAGCTACACCCTAGTGTCTCCCTAACTTCACTCCTGGGACCCAGCGATGAGCCTGGATGGAAGAGGATGTGGGTGATTGGGTGATGTCATGGCAGATCCCTACTGATCCTTCCTGGGACACGATCTAGACATGCtgtgtgtatattgtattatatagatttatatgaTCATTTATGTACCTATATACAATGAGGATTCCCTGCCACTAATTTGCAGGAAAAGGTGAAGTTTATAAAGTAGGAGGGTGTGTTTCCTGGAAATCACTGCAGGCATTATTGCATCTCTAGGATCTATTTATTGGAATGAGAATCTCCCAGAAAGCGttaagaggaggaggagaggtggaGGCAACCGAGCGGAAACATTGCACTGCAACCTCAGAAAGAGAGAGGGGCAACCAAAACAAGGGCGTACTGAGCTCTCCTCTGGGACCTCACTGTACAGACACACACTAACTTGTGCTGTCACCTAGCATCCTCACCCATAACCCAGTGGGTGCAACACACCATCACCCAAATCCCACTGGGTGCAACACACAATCACCCATAACCCACTGGGTGCAACTCACCATCACCCATAACCCACTGGGTGCAACTCACCATCACCCATAACCCACTGGGTGCAACACACTATCACCCATAACCCACTGGGTGCAACACACCATCACCCAAATCCCACTGGGTGCAACACACAATCACCCATAACCC is a genomic window containing:
- the POU3F3 gene encoding POU domain, class 3, transcription factor 3; the protein is MATAASNPYLPTNSILSPGSIVHSDSGGGGGMQPGSAAVTSVSGGYRGDPTVKMVQSDFMQGAMAASNGGHMLSHAHQWVTALPHAAAAAAAAAAAAAEAGSPWSSSPVGMTGSPQHPQQQQDVKGGAGRDELHPGAALHHRPPHLGPHQGHQGGWGAAAASHIQSMSGGAQQQQQQQQQQQQQQQQALLYSQSGAFTVNGMLSPPPGSQSLVHPGLVRGDTPELTDHHHHHHHHQQQHQQHHQQQHHGVNSHDPHSDEDTPTSDDLEQFAKQFKQRRIKLGFTQADVGLALGTLYGNVFSQTTICRFEALQLSFKNMCKLKPLLNKWLEEADSSTGSPTSIDKIAAQGRKRKKRTSIEVSVKGALESHFLKCPKPSAQEITNLADSLQLEKEVVRVWFCNRRQKEKRMTPPGIQQQTPDDVYSQVGNVGADTPPPHHGMQTNVQ